The Coffea arabica cultivar ET-39 chromosome 10e, Coffea Arabica ET-39 HiFi, whole genome shotgun sequence region CTAAGTGACACTTTATTAAAATTGAAGTAATAATAGATaaactctagccaagaaataactttggAGATAATTCACTCatttgatcatcgatgcaatgataattttatttactcattgataaacaagttataattattaaacaagcgatgacagtcaattTTTTCTTACTGTATTAGTgattaaggtacgaccgttaaccaCAAccttaatcaagaaataatcctagATACGACATTaaagtttaattttttaattggcTTAAGAATTAGAGAAACCTTGTTCTAATCCAAatacacgctacgagggttattttaaattagcTTATACGTCCCCttacacaaacccaatcatacAAGTTACCACTATTttaaagtaattaaacaattacgaatttaaCTGCTccaattgattttattagattgAACTAAATATGGGCGCCCTTGATATTTAAATAAAACAATAACCATAAGAAAGTAAATCAGAAAACATACGAATGctagtaaataaaagaaataaatataaacAGTTTGATCTCACAATTTAAGTTGAACCAAATTCTCTGTTGTTTCTTAACTAGAATGAGAAAATTAATTCATCTTCGTTGAAGAATCCCACGCAAATTAGTCGAACTAATTAACATGACTATCCTCCAAATATGAGATAAAGCAtcgcaagaaagaaaagaagaaagaacgtTGACTCTTCCTTCTTTCCGAAAAGAAAAGATACCTACTACACTTGTTTTGCTTggagaaagaaaagataaagaaagcaAACATCCTCCTGCTGTTCCGTTTCCTAATACTACTAGACTACTTCTGCTTGGTGAAATCCAATTCCAAAGCGGCCTTGATTCCTTTAAGAAGTTAAAATAGAAAGAATGGACTAGTGTCCTAGTACAAACGAAAGACCATCCATTCTGTCAAATCCAATCACGGCTTTGATTCAGAGTTGGACATGTTCCTACGTGTCAAATATTGAGCTTGACGTGTTTATGCTGAACAGCACATCTAGTGAGAAATCATGCTTTTAGGGGCGTTGGGTAAAAGGGTATCGGAATAAAGTAATGGAATAAACTTCATAATTTGTGTTTGATTCACTGGTAtagaaattgaaattttggaatgatttctaaaaatttggcATCTCTCCATTCCCTAGTAAAAGggtgggttttgtccaaaacccaagtgtgattccaaaatcttataattacataatatttagtataattaatatttatatatattatatctttatatttatatttatattataatatatacatatataatatattataattataatattttattataatattagtatattatataaatgtatattataattatttagtgaaatataattatatttatataatatatattataaatttattaatattatataataatatatttataatatatatgtatatttataaatgtatattatatgtgcatataattataatatatacatgtatataatattaataaattatataattataattatatttattattttaaatataataatatataataataactatatctaatattaatatgcattatatttatataaaatattagtacaatgaatatttatatattgtataattataattatatatttatattataacatttgtataattataattaattatatataatatttaatttaattagttacaaacttataataatgatattattatattatataattatatattataaatatttagttaaatataattatacctatataatatatattataattttattaatagtatataataatatatttataatatatatgtatatttataaatgtatattatatgtgcatataattataatatatacatgtatttaatattaataagttatataattataattataagtattattttaaatataataatatataataataactatatttaatatgtaatatatattatatttatataaaatatttttataattaatatttgtatatattatagaattataattatatatttatattataacatttgtatatttatatttaattatatataatatttaatttaattagttacaaacttataataataatattattagttatatgtattatataatgtatattaatttatgtaatataattaatattatcaattatactaataattatacatgtttactatagaaattattaattagttagactaaatttactaatacatttgtactaatattattaattagttaaaatttcttatatttcatTTACATAGAGCCAATAACTATTATTTATGATCtggtttataatatatttattatattccatGCCAAAAAAGTCaacgaaccaaacatcaactatagtaatgatACACATTCCAGGTACTTGAACCAAATAAATGTATTGGAATGAATAATCTCATTCCAAACCCAGGATATCCGATTCCAAATCCGAATCCAATTCCGATGTGGGAACCAAACACCACCTTAATTCTCTTTTTGTTTCGAATTCCTATAACTAACATCAATTACAAAAAATAAGTAGAATCTTTCGATTAACGcaatatttaataaaattcAAGGGAAAAACAATcataaaattaataacaaaaatgcaacctatcaattcttTTTTGCGTCACAAAGTTAATGAAATAATTACTCGTCAATCCATCTGGTTTCGGTGAAACAAGTTCACGTAGAATCACCCATATTCACTTCCTTAATTGTAGACCCTATATACCCCCATCCACCATGGATTAGGATCCTTTCCATTTGAATTCTCTCCATTGATTTCTCCATTTATTCATATCTAACTTTATATAATGTTATAAAATTAAGCAATTGTGTCCTTACTTTTCTTTTGATCTCTAGAtcaatttattgaaaaatgatatttttttgAGAATATTTTGACACTTAATTTGCACAAAATATTTGTAACGGAGAAAAACAATTCAAAATTGTGACAAAATTTGCAATGGTCATTCAAATggcaaaatttggtcaatttcaTATGAAATTTTATGTATAACCAATACAAGTAATGAAATATATTATGAATGGAGTCGAtctttgaaaataatttttaaattaattttattatggCATCATAGACAGAAAATCTCTCCAATGCAATGGAGAAGAGCCTAATCCCACCCACCACCCTCCCctccaagaaaaaagaaaaaaaaaattatgtctaAAAGTCAAGAACTTTAGAATgttaatcaaagatttttttttttgaatttctgtCATTAATCAACTAAATATGCGCTACATATAACACAGGATGCATAATTAGCACAATAACAGAGACGATAGCTATTTAAGGGCTACAAAATTGCAGACGGAAGTTTAATCTGTAGTAATACAAATTTGATCAGATGACTAGTAATACAAATTCACTGTTTTGGTTGACAAGTTTGGGAAAATATGATTATTTTGTGGGGGGTTGATTATATGCATGGTTGTGAGATTGGTGTTTCTCTTTCCTTTGAATATATATAGAACTCCTTTAGACTTGGATATTAATTTTCGTTAGCTCCAATAATAAATTCCTCCATGAAACTATACTCATCCAATTTTTATACTTTAATAACGAATCAAATATTTAGATTTAATTACTAATAACATCTCATAAAAATAAGGACATAGACAGAACAATAGAAAAAGTAATACGAAAAAAGCACAAATAGAAAACTATTGCTCATGGTCATGGATATCTACAGAAAAGCACTTAATTATCACGACAGGACAATCGTCCTGACAATATATGTTTAAATAGTAAATTAAGAATGCTTATGGGAAGTTATCTTGACAATATATATTTGGATAATTAAAgtaaaattagtttttttttataaggGCAAAAATGAGGATATATAAAGCgacaataaaatatttataccaACCCTTTCCTCACTCTACCTATATCGTATAGATATGAAAGAAAAGGATCATTTCAAAACATTTTGCTTTGTTAGCGATTTTATTCTGAAAAAAAATGGCTTAAGTTTGACGAGGTAGAAACCAATTGAATACTACTGGAtctttcaaatttctcatatttgggaaaagaaaaaagataaactAAGTGGAAATCgtgattatttttcttttttaacgaTAAACTAGGAATGCGCTTTTATGAAATAGTATGGAatggagaaaaataaataaaaatgagtaagttttctctctctctctctttttttttttctttttttgtactACCTACACATTAGTCGATCGCATAGTGGTTGATGCACGCATAATTGATCGTTTTTGGTTTAGTTGTGGCATTCTGCACAATTGGAGATGTGTATTGGATGATTAAAAGATTCCTCGTTTTTCAAATATCCATCCAAAAGAATACCCTCACTAATGTATTTCTTGGCAATAAAACATTGAATCATCAATCTCATGTAGCAAAATATGCACTTGGACTGAGTTTTGAGGATGAGCCAATCATTATTCCACAAATGAACTCGTCAATTGGCTAGTTGCAATTACCTAACTAATTATGAAGTTTAGACAAATTTCTATTAAAGCAACATGCTGTGTGGCTGCTGCCAATTAAATTTCGACATGGAAATATTGAGGCCTTGCTTGGATTACAattttttatccaaaaatttttatattttttaatcacttttttatctcacatacgcATTTCTCGAATTTTTGAGCGTGCAGCATATGTGTCTAAAATCATTTCTAGAATAAGTCGCGTCATCTACCAAATGCGTATTGCCTAACTACCATTCTACTAGTTTATAAAACTGTTCCAATTCCAAAGCTCACTTCTTCTGACTTATCTAATTCCTTAGTCTTGCATTACAAAAATTTACAGAACGTACGATAACATTCCTTTAGgagttttatttttaatatttttttgaacaagatGACTTTTCAATGTTTGATAAAGTCCCAAGTCACGTAAGATAATTTGCTATCGAGATTAATTAATGACAAATTGAAAGAGTTTACTAGTCAAGTAGAACATGATTTATTATAAAACtgcaaaaagaaagataaagaaaaattacACTCAATGAAAGAGTacactttctttttttctctttttgcaaGTGGAAAGTCTGTATTCAGGACCTCTTACTTGCTTACGATTCTTTCCGCCTTATTATTCAACGCGACCTTTTCTCGGTAAACGAGTAATTTCGAAGAAGGTTTACCTCAGTCCCCAAATGATGGCCAACTGGCTGGCAGGTTGTGGAGTTTTCCCTACATGAAAAATCCGTGGGGCTCATATTCCAATATCCAATAGTCGTACTGTTTATTCCTTTTCCTTTATTATTCATGTAAACTGCTATATTTACAGCTGTAATTTGGAAGGTAGTATTACAGAACCAGGACTGGCCTTTTTGATCACGAAGATTGTGATGGTTGCAAGGTCCATCCATAGGAAATGGCCAATGGCAATGCATCACAATAGATAAAACAGGGGCCTTCATGGTTATGCCTCCCCTCATAAGTTGTAACCAAATAGCTTGGATCTTCGGCATCTCTTTCCACTCTTTTCTTTACTTTGCACCCTTCAGTGGAGCACTTGTAGTAATTCCTGTGCAACCATTCATTAATCCGCTATTAGATAATTATTTTTAGATCAAGTAATAGATACACGTAAATaagatctaataattaattaacCTCTTGCATCTGCTGATGAGTTATTTAATCACAAATATCTTATATCTATAAAGGACTTACTTTGTCATGAGTTTGTGTGTATGTGTCTGATATAGAGAAATGCCTGCTTAAAAAATTTATGAATTATCCATTTACTATGTGCGTGCATGCGAGGAAGGTGATTGAAATTCTGATTGAGCCCAAAAATCTTCTTCCTCAAGAAATCAATCATATCATATATGCATGTTGATCAGTGCAATTCTTTGATAGGAATCACTCTGATTTTGTGATTACGATGAAAGGCAACTCTTTTCATCATTTGTGATTGTCCACAAATATACTCGTGAAACTGGACATGTAGGTTTCCAAGAAAGTAAAGAAACTGAGGAGCTCCACATGTTTAATTGACTGGAACTCAACGAAGAGCATATGAAAGTATTTAGAAGTTCATCAAATTCAAGAACTAAAAGCCTTCAAGATAACAGGATACTCAAGCAACTTAAGCAACACCTGTCTAGTCAAGAGCAGTGTGAAGTTGATAAGAACCTTCATAAGAACCTTCTTACCAAATCTAAAGAGGGATGCAGCTCTGGTTTCAAACTGCACCCTTCCTCCCtcaatcccccccccccccacacctCTTCCCCTACcggaaattgaaaaaaaaaaaaaatacaacacagaatgaaaaataacataatCAAATCGACAAGCTTAATACGTGTGATAATTATTAATTATCAGTCACCTCGATCTTGTGCATTGGAGCATGCATGCAGATTTTCATAAGCTTTGATAAATACTCTTCATTATTTACCTTGGATTAGGATTACTCTTCACCTTTTTCTTCCCATACTTCCTCCACTTAAATCCATCATCCAAGATCTCAAGCTGAGTCTTTGTTCGAATAGCAATAACATTTCCTTGATCCACCTTAGCCCTCTTCATCACCCTCTTGCAACTTGACCTatggagaaaaaaaatcttaattaaACTGCAAAAACACATACTACCAATAGATATTTGAGAAGCGACAATATGAAtcacttttctttcttattttgtggaTTTGAAAGAAACTATATAAAACTTTGTGGACTAACTGATCTTCTTCCATGTAGCTATTGATTGGCATGCCATCCATACAGCTGGCTGAACTTCCAGTAGTACTAGTCATTTCTTGAGTGAACAGAGTTGGATGAACGCATGCTGTGAGGCTAGAATTGgaatcttcatgaacattgttgATTAAGAGCTGTCCATGATCCGGTATGTCAAGATAATGAGAAAGTTCTTGGCTTCCCAGATGATCAGTGAAGTACTTGTCAAGTAAATAATCAGAAGTATAAGTGCTTGGAATAACAGTGTCATGATGAATACTAATGCCTGGCTCTGGTGGTGGGAGGAAAGTGGAGTTGAACATGGCGTGGTAGAAAGGCAAAGACTTGGAATGTATTGAGTAGTTGAATTGGCTTTTGGTATGAAAAAGTGGGATCATCATCCATACATATAGTAGAACAGTGAAGATGTCATTTTCTGAAAGAGGCTTCCTAACCTACTTCCTGGCAAGATACTGGGGGCTTCTTTAGCAGTCTATATTATGTCAGATTAATTGTTTTGTACTGAGACTTCTTACCCTACATGACGAAAGAAATTGAGCTAATAATTTTCGAGATTTAATGGTCTGCATAGGCTACATGTgtccatttaaaaaaaaaaaaacaacaacaaattaTGGATTTGTAAATGTCGGAATTTGAAGGAGTGAAGTTTAATTTCGATGAGAATGGCTAGGAGTCACCATTAGATATTGTACTAATATAGCAAGTCACTATTACAATAATAAATGAATCAGAAATTTTAGAGTTTGTCACTAAACTATGCAGAATGTCCCATTTTGTCGCTCTATAAATTCATATTTTGTCCAAACGGCCCCTCAACTTTTACTACGTTTCAAATGAATCCTTCTGTCTATTTGCGCCCTTAAGCCCGCGGAAGTAGCCACTCTGTGCGCACATTGACTTGTAGCTAGGTTGAGCTTTTGCAACAAAATATCATTCTGGCTGCTTATGGAATAGGAAACAGGGCATCTCCAGTTGAGTCTTGTGACTGGTGCAATTCTTACGTCATTTGGTATATATTCACATAGATTTAGCGTAATTATGAATTTTACACCACTTAATCGCATGAGTTTATAAATTTCATGATTACACTAAATTTTACGAATTTATACCAAATGTACTGTAAAAATTACGCCAACCAGACAGAATTGAACTAGAAAGGCCCTAGTCCTATGGAATAAGGGGTAGACTAGCAACTTGctttaattgttaatatatCTCATTGCTTTTTTTCGTTTTCTTGTTGGTTTTGTGTTTTCTTCTTTGCTCTTTTTTCAATCTTCTTAACACGATAATCACACACATACACACTTGAGCACACATGTACAGGTCTTAGCTGCAAAATCATTTTttatggcttttttttttcctatgtcGTGCAAAACAACAAATTAACTTACAAAACGCACCTACTATTGGCGGCGTGGGAAGGATGGTGGTTGGGTGATTTCTGGCATTCTAGTTTGGTATGTAAATCGAGTCTTGGCTTTTGTATGTTTTTTAATGAGGTTATCCTTTGATCTCGTATTGCACTCCTAATGTTAAGAAGAGTGCCTTGGTATAAACTACATGAAGCTTAGTATAAATACCAACGGATGTTGGTGTAAGCGAAGGGACTTGTATTCCTTAACTATGAGATCTTAAATTCGAAATTtatggaaataaaaaaaaataacgtTGGGAGAGCTTTCCTCTGTAAAGGGGCCCGCGCGACTTGAATAGGATTAATTGCAAACCATAAAACGGATGCGGATACCTGTGggttatacaaaaaaaaattaagtttagtaTAAATGAATTTATTGGAATAGTGGAAGAGGTATCATCTAAAAAGGATATATTTCTAGAATTTTAACTGTTGAAGATTGAGAAAACTAAGATTTGAAATTTAGGTCAGCAGAGGGATGAAATAATAAGAAGAAGAATTAACCAGAAGAAAAGGCAATAGGTTAAGAATCGAAAAGGTTAATTACGagaaagcaaaaagaaataacTCTTATTTGAGAAAATTTCCCTCTGCAGAAGTTAGGCAAAACAT contains the following coding sequences:
- the LOC140015408 gene encoding probable WRKY transcription factor 51; protein product: MFNSTFLPPPEPGISIHHDTVIPSTYTSDYLLDKYFTDHLGSQELSHYLDIPDHGQLLINNVHEDSNSSLTACVHPTLFTQEMTSTTGSSASCMDGMPINSYMEEDQSSCKRVMKRAKVDQGNVIAIRTKTQLEILDDGFKWRKYGKKKVKSNPNPRNYYKCSTEGCKVKKRVERDAEDPSYLVTTYEGRHNHEGPCFIYCDALPLAISYGWTLQPSQSS